In Brassica rapa cultivar Chiifu-401-42 chromosome A06, CAAS_Brap_v3.01, whole genome shotgun sequence, a single window of DNA contains:
- the LOC103874074 gene encoding ADP-ribosylation factor-like protein 2 isoform X2 encodes MNGEDTSVISPTLGFNIKTIIYQKYTLNIWDVGGQKTIRSYWRNYFEQTDGLVWVVDSSDLRRLDDCKMELDNLLKEERLAGSSLLILANKQDIQGALTPEEIGKVLNLESMDKSRHWKIVGCSAYTGEGLLEGFDWLVQDIASRIYMLD; translated from the exons ATGAACGGAGAAGACACAAGCGTGATCAGTCCGACTCTTGGATTCAACATCAAAACCATTATCTACCAAAA GTATACGCTGAATATATGGGATGTGGGTGGGCAAAAGACTATAAGATCTTACTGGAGGAACTACTTTGAGCAGACTGATGGGTTGGTTTGGGTGGTGGATAGCTCTGATCTCAGGAGGCTAGATGATTGCAAGATGGAGCTTGACAATCTCTTGAAGGAAGAG AGGCTTGCTGGGTCATCTTTGCTGATACTAGCAAACAAGCAGGATATTCAAGGTGCTCTTACACCTGAAGAGATTGGCAAA GTGCTAAACTTAGAGTCCATGGATAAAAGCAGGCATTGGAAAATCGTGGGCTGCAGTGCATACACCGGTGAAGGTTTGTTGGAAGGGTTCGATTGGTTGGTTCAAGACATTGCCTCCAGAATTTACATGCTTGACTAA
- the LOC103874074 gene encoding ADP-ribosylation factor-like protein 2 isoform X1, giving the protein MGLLSIIRKIKKKEKEMRILMVGLDNSGKTTIVLKMNGEDTSVISPTLGFNIKTIIYQKYTLNIWDVGGQKTIRSYWRNYFEQTDGLVWVVDSSDLRRLDDCKMELDNLLKEERLAGSSLLILANKQDIQGALTPEEIGKVLNLESMDKSRHWKIVGCSAYTGEGLLEGFDWLVQDIASRIYMLD; this is encoded by the exons ATGGGACTGTTAAGCATCATTCGGAAGatcaagaagaaagagaaggagatGCGTATACTTATGGT TGGACTTGATAACTCAGGGAAGACGACGATTGTTCTGAAGATGAACGGAGAAGACACAAGCGTGATCAGTCCGACTCTTGGATTCAACATCAAAACCATTATCTACCAAAA GTATACGCTGAATATATGGGATGTGGGTGGGCAAAAGACTATAAGATCTTACTGGAGGAACTACTTTGAGCAGACTGATGGGTTGGTTTGGGTGGTGGATAGCTCTGATCTCAGGAGGCTAGATGATTGCAAGATGGAGCTTGACAATCTCTTGAAGGAAGAG AGGCTTGCTGGGTCATCTTTGCTGATACTAGCAAACAAGCAGGATATTCAAGGTGCTCTTACACCTGAAGAGATTGGCAAA GTGCTAAACTTAGAGTCCATGGATAAAAGCAGGCATTGGAAAATCGTGGGCTGCAGTGCATACACCGGTGAAGGTTTGTTGGAAGGGTTCGATTGGTTGGTTCAAGACATTGCCTCCAGAATTTACATGCTTGACTAA